GAAATGCTTCTCTCCCAAGCACCTAGACAGAACCATCATCTAACTCTCTCATTGTCCAGATGGGGCAACTGAGGCCCAAACTGAGGCAAGGACTTCTCCCAAGTCACAGCAAGCTGGCAGAGAAGCAGGAAGGACAGCAGCTTGCCCTGCGTTCAGAGGCTGCAGCCCGCAGGCACTCCTAGCCTCTGTAATTAACGTCTCCGTGACATCCACAGCTTAGGGGTAAATGCTGGGAGCTGTCCGTTAAACTAGCAAGCTTGGAAAGTAAGTTAAAATCATGGAGgcggccggacgcagtggctcacgcctgtaatcccagcactttgggaggccgaggtgggcggatcacctgatgtcgggagttcgagaccagcctgaccaacatggtgaaaccccatctctactaaaaatacaaaaaaaaattagccaggcatggtggctcatgcctgtaatcccagctactcgggaggttgaggcaggagaatcccttgaaccctgggaggcagaggttgcggtgagccgagattgtgccattgcactccagcctgggcaacaagagtgaaactccatctcaaagacaaaaaccaaaaaatcacGGAGGCTTCCTGCTTCTGAGTTGCAGGTGGTGACTTAAACTGTGGAACCGCAAAGGAAAACTAGTTACATTTCAGAGTTATAGGTCATACAACtttgtgaacatactaaaaaccaTGGGAACAGTGTACACTTTGGCTGAATTATATGGTCTgtgaatatctcaataaagctgtttaaaaagtaACTCTTTTGAAGTAGAATCGTAATATCAGTGCTGGGAGGGATCTCAGACATTATGGGTCCAAATTACCGCTCCCTCCTCCCATTCTGCAAATCTGGAAAGGCCTGGTTAGGATTTGCTGAAAGCTCCCAGAAGGGCCGGTGTCCTCAGGTAGCTTCTAGCCTCCCTCTGCTACTGAACTGCAAGCTTTCCAAACCCCAGGTCTTAAAGCACCTGAACTCTGCCAGCCATGCAAACACAGTTGGTGCCAGTGTCTGCTCCTGGCACTATAAATGTGCCAGCTGCTGTCATGAGGGCCCAGGAGATGAGGGTATGGGTGTGTGTCCCCATACCACCCCACCCAGGGTCTCCTCCAGCCCTGACAATTTCCAGGGGTGGTGGGCTGGGCAGGATCCACACTTCCCCTATTGACAGGTCGGGGGACTGAGTCCCTGAGAATGAGTGTACCTCGGCTCCCGCTGCTTGGCCTGCTGAAGTGAGCTCTCCTGGTGGGAAGCTGACAGTACTGGGGCTTTGAGTGTGGCTGTTTTGGGCAGGTCGGAGGCTAATGGGACATCATCCTGCCTCATGCCCACTCCCTGAGGCCCACCAAGGACCAATCCTGACACAAGCGTCCCTCAGGCTTGGACTCACTCCGTCTCACACTCCACCCCCAGGTCATCGTGCAGCGGTCACTGTCAGCCCGGGACCTGAACCATGCCAAGGCAGGCTCCATCCTGGCCAGCTACCTCAAGATGCTCCCCATGGGCCTGATCATCATGCCGGGCATGATCAGCCGCGCATTGTTCCCAGGTAGGACGGGCTCTGGGTActgagcccaggctgcagggcaccCAGGGTTCTGGGACCTTGTCCTGCAAACGTCACCAGGAGAAGAGGCAAAGGATAGATGTGAACTGTTCCCCAacctggggagtggggagagtggTCCTCAGGGCCACAATCAAAGGGATTGACATGGATGTGGCTTGGCACAAGGTCTGGACAGGTAtcacttcctgctgtgtgacctcaaggCTGTAAATGAACGTCCCTGTGCCCCgccgtttcctcatctgcaaactaGGGACTGTGCCACCCACCTGGCAGGTGCCATCAAGATCCTCTAACTACAGGCTTTGGAGACCTCTGGGTGGGGAAACGTGCATTTCCTTAGGTTGCCTTTTCAGGACGCTGGGACCAAGAGTCCCCAGCATTAATGATGGTCTTCCATACGGCCCTGGTCGGTTCCCACCCCTGCCTGTTCATCAAGTTTCCCCATGTGTAACAAGGGAATTGAAGTCATCAGAGTCAGGGACACGGTAGCCCAGAAGACAGCAGCTCAAGCTCTTGGGTGGCTGGCAGGAGGGACTCGTGACCCCTGGTGTGCAGGGACCCTGACCCACCTGTGCTTCCTTGTCTGTGGAGCGCTGGGCCTGCATCCTCTTTGACACATCTGCTTCTTCTCTCCCCCGACTCTGGGCCCACGGGGAGCTGCCCTGGGGTCCAACAAAGGTCCCTCGGGTTATATGGGGGGCACTCAGCTGCCGGCGCGGTGGTGGGGTTGGCCCGTTGGCCACTTGCTCTGAGTGGCGCCTCCGGAGAGGGACTGAGTGCTCTCTCACCTCGAAGTACTCCTCTGACACAGAGGAGGCCACTGAGGGCCGTCGGGGGCCAGGGCCACGGCCGGAGCTGCCTGAGTGGCTCTCCTGGTCACTGAGGGTTACGTAGTCGTCATCATCTTCTTCTTCCGCCCCATCCAGCCCATTGGGGAGCCCCACCCCGAGGCTGTCGGGGTCATCCTGGGTCACAGACAGCTGCCGCTGGAGTGGGGCATGGCCTGGGCCTGCCATCCTGGGTAGCCTATGGTCTGTCCCATTCTGGGGAGCCTCCTCTTTGGGGAGCTCCAGGACCCAGCCAATATCACTGCTGTCCTGGGCTAGTACATCTGCCACAGGGACTGTCCGGGGCTTGGGCACGGGGCGCAATGGCTCAGGGTCTCCCTGGGGGAGGCCGTTCTCAGCTGGGACACCGTCCTGGGGGGCACTGGGCTCTGGGGGAGGGCAACGCTCTGGAAGGGGCCTGCTGTCCTGGCTCTGCTTCCACAGCTGGTGCTGGGCGCTGGCCTGGGAGGTGTCACGGATCTTGATGCGGTTCATCTGGCTGGGCTGGGGGTTCCAGATGTTGGGGTCGATGATATTGATGTAGCCCAGGATGTCACTGCCAGGCTCCGGGTCTGGCTCCACCCACGTGGGCAGGTACTCAAACATGTTGGCCCTCTCCAGGTGGAGCAGTCCTGGGTGGATGGGTGGCAGCAGCTCGGGGAGGTCCCCTGGATGCTCGGCCAGCGCTCGGCCTTTCAGCCCCAGGGGCTTCTTGGCCTCCTGCTTCTCAGAGGAGATCTTGGCAATCTCGTCGACGCTCTTGGCCTTGACAAGTGCATACTTGGGGTTGACGAGCTTCTTGGCCACAGTGCCCGCGGGCACCAGGGGGACCACAGAGGGCAGCATGATAGGCTCCGGCTCCGGCTCCTTCTCCATAGGGATGCCCTTGAGGCTCACACTGTGTGACATGAGGTACAGCTCCTGGAACTGCCGGTCGAACATCTCCACCACCTGGCCAGACAGCACGGAGATCACATTCCGGTCCGTCCGCGCGGCTGACCACGTGAAGCTGCAACAGAGGGAGGGGGTGCTGGTCAGGCACATGACCCTGCTTCCTCTGCCCAGCCCCAATGCACCCATAGCTGCTGAGCCTCAGACTGTGGCCACAGGGCCCTGGGAATCAAGAAGTGAATGGGGGCAGAGAGCAGGTGCATGCTGTGGGGTCAGACCGAGTCTGGGATGTCAAGCAAGTTGGTCGCACCAAGCCCGTTCCTACCTCTGCAAATGGCAGAGCGCTGTGCTCCTCTCAGGCTGGTACAGGATTCACTAAGCAGCTCAGGAAGGCCCTGGACACCGTGGGGGGTGCCGCATGTGGTGGCCACTGCTGCCATGTGTCTATGCTGCCACCAACCCCCATGTAACCGTGGGCAGCGCCCACCCTATGCCCCGTGTGGTGGTGCCCACAGAGCTGGCCCCATCCCTAAGGACGGCTCTCAGAGTGACCCCCATAGGCTTGTGAAGGCACGGCCTGGCCACACCCCACCTCCAGGCCGGTGACATCTCCAAGCTGGAACAACAGCATCCTCAGACAAAGCCCTTCTCTGCCTGCCTCCAGAGACAGACAGGCGGGCAGATGTGCTCCAGCCCTGCGCACACCTCAGCAGCCTTGGGACCAATGAACCGGAATAACCAGGATTAGGATTAAGGGCAGAAGCCAGTTGGGAGCCAGAGGTACCTCTCCCACAACTTCCCCGAAAGCTGGAGAGTCACCTGTAGGAGCCACACACAGCCCGGTCTCCATCCACAAACATGAACTTCTGGGCCAGGGCACCCTTGAACTTGGTTGCCGACCGCGTGAAGAACTCGGTTCCCCCGCTGCTCCGCACTCTGAGATTCTGTATTGGGAACCAAGAGACAGAATTACACAACTGCAGCCCTGACCACACAGGGCGAGGGGAGGATGGCAGCTGCCCAGGGCCCAGAGGGGATTCTCGAGTAGTCAGGACAGGAAGGAAGAGGCTCTAAGGCCTGGAGAAAGGGGCTGGTGTGTCTGGGACTGCAGGGCCCGGGGTAAGGAGGGAGTTGCTGAGCCGTGAAGCTGCAAAGGGGGCAGGCACTGGTACAAAGGGGGTGGGATAAGATGGTCTGGGCTTTGGCCCCAAAGGTGTCTGAAGAGCAGCATCAGGCAGGAAAAGGCTTACACAGCCAGccagtttgggaaatgctgccaTGGGTGGTGGATGCTGTAGTGGGGTCCTGAGCGGGAGGGTGATGTGCACACGTTTTAGAAGTGTCTCGTGGGTGGCTAGGGGGTGATGCAGCCAGAGGAGGGCAGGAAGGGGGCCTGTCCTGAGGAATCTGTGTGGCCCTCCAGGGTGTGTGGCCCTACCCAGCCTCTCCCCCGTGCTTCTCAACACCCCTGTCTCTGCTGGGCTCTGCTCCGAGGGCAGGACTCACAGCAAACCTTTCTCCTTCCCCACGGCCAGGACACCACCCAGCACCCAGGCCACGTCCTGTAAATGGTCAGAGATTCAATTCTGTGCCAGCTTACACTGTTTGGCCCAGGAGCAGACCAGGAAGACCCTCAGAGACTGTGGCAAAGGGAGCTGCGACCCAAGGAGAAGAGGGCTCCTTGGGCATGAGGAGCACAGCGGGCCCCTCAACTGCCTCAGCTCCAAGGCCAGGTCGTCACTGGCCTTTTCCTGGACCCTGGCCACATAAGGGCCCTCTGTCCCAGTGTGGAGTCTCTGGAGCTGCTAAGGGCCTGTGTGTTACGAGCTCCAGGTGCTGATTTCCCTCCCCCGGTAGCAGGGCCTGCTGTGAGGGAGGAGCAGATGGTAAAGGCTGGTGCTGGGCACGGCAGACCCCAGGAAGGGCAGGGCGAGCCTGGCTGGAACCCAGGTGTCGAGGATGGCCAAGGGCATCCCGAAATAGAATCACAGGTGTAAAGGGGACCTGGGGCTCATCTGGCCCGTCTAGGGCAGTGTGTAAGAAATGCTCCTGGGTGCCCTGAGGGTCTGACTCAGGAGGCCTGCGGTCAGGCGGGGAATCTCAGTTTTAACACCAACTCCAGGGATTCCTGACTGGTCTGCCTGCATGCCTCCTGTgatgggagtctcactcactcCCGAGGGGCTCTGTGCCGGCTTCTGGCTCTCGGCTATGACGTGTTCTTAGTCAGGCTGAGCTGTGACATACTGGTCTGTCCCCTCACCCACTCACTGGCCCCAGCTTATTCACCCCACTCATTCACATAGTCATCAACCCCTGCCGAGGCCTCCAGCTGCAGACAGAGATGCCTGTGATGAGGATCCcacctgggaggtgaaggggaGGCTGGGGGGTAAACGAAAACAAGCTGAATGCCCAGGATCGCAGAGGAGTAGCCTGAAGTGTGAAAGGCTGGCTGGGAGGCTCCCGGGAAAGGATGACATAGGTCacagggggaggtggggaagcaTTCCAGGGAAGGGACTCAAAGGCCAGGCATGACAGGCCTTTGTACAAGAGCACCTCAGCGGAGGAGGGGTGGGTGATGGAGCCTGCAGAGCGAGCAGGGGCGGGCTCCTGGTAGAAGACCCTGCACCTGCTTAAGGGCCTGCGCGTGGCCCTGGGGCCAGTAGGGAGCCACAGGAGGATTTAGAGCAAAAGCGATGGGGTTGGGTGTGTATCTCAGGAGCAGTTCTGGCGTCAGGCAGTGGGTGTGTGAAGTGAATGCTATGGGAGAGGAGGGGAGCCTGAGAGAGCAGAGCCACCCGCCATGCCGTCCAGCCTCCTGCCCTGCCAGTCCTTTCCGTGTCCCAGAACCCTGTGGCTGGGATGGCCCCAGGCAAGCAaccacagaggcaggcaggtgtgGGCCGTGGGTGAGTCCCCGTCTGATGCCCACCTGTGGGATAAACAATTGCCTTGTCATAGGTCCCAGTGCAGAAGGCAGATAAGCCTCTGCGCCCAGGGCCGCCCTCGCCGGCCCACCGCCCCACAGGCTGCAGGTCTGCACACAGCCAGTTCAGCAGGAAGCTGGCCACGGCCCAGGACAATTAGCGCTCGTGACTTTGTACCCAACATGAAGCACGCTCGGGGTTGAGAAGTCGGACAAAGATCCTGGAGGTGGTACGAGGCCTTCCTTGTCACTGAGTCCAACCGAGCCCAGCTCTACCGCCTCCTGTGGGCTCCTGGCCGGGCCACAGACCCCTCCTTAGCCTGGAAAATCGGCCACCAGCCTCAGGACCCTTCTGGACAGTGTCTGTCCCCACCCATCCCAAACCTTGTCCTGATGAGGACTCGGAAAGTCACCACTTCCATCTCAGAGTGACTCAGCCTCCGTGTGAGCCACAGGCCTCAGCTGGGCCACTGACTCGCTGTATGACTCGAAGCAAGTCCCGGGCCCTTGCTGGGCCTTAGTCTCCTTTAGCACACAGCAGGGCGGGCCTCCAACTCTTAGGCCCGTTCCACCTGGGGCTCAGCAGCAGGTGGGGGCCTGCAGTAGGGCCCCCCCACCTCTTGCCTCATGGCCTGCTCCCCAGCTTGTGCCTGGATGGGCCCCACCCCACGGGGCCTGGCCTGGATGAGGTAACGTCTCAAGACTCCGGGCTCGCGTGCACAGAGGTGGAGGATCCCACAAAGCCGCATTGTCTCTGAGCTCCTGGGACACCCCCGGCAGAGCACAGCAGATGGGTGGAGGGACGCCAGGGCTGGCCCAAGAGGGGTGCCCTGGGCAAGTCTTTGGACCCTctgggacctcagtttccttatacaTAAGAGAGGACGTCAAGGGCGAGTCAGGGCAGGGGAGGACGGCCGGGCGGTGCTTCATCTGCTCTCAGGGGGTGGCAAGGTGGGGGCTCCAGGGCTGGGGCAAACTACAGCACCCTGCCCCCAATCCCCCCAGGCCTCCAGGACACATGTGCTTAAAGGACACGTGATCCAAATGTACCAAGCCCGctggtgggaggcagagggggctgAGCCCAGGTGCCCCTGGAGCAGAGTGGGTCTAGGGTCCAGGCATTCCTGAGCTCCAGTCAGAGGCTCCAGTCCTAGCACCAAATGGACGCCAACCAAGGCCTTTCTTTCCacgcctcagttttctcatctatgaaaggGCCTACTCATCCTTGTGCTGcaaggctgctgtgaggactGAATAGAGCCACAGTACAGGTGGGGCCCACCCAGGGAAGGTGTCCAGCTCCCAGTGGGTGCCCCATGAACTGGAAGTGGCACAGTGGGCTGTGGGGGACCAACACAGAGGACCACAAAACATCCAGGAGGGATGGACTCCCCGGGGAGGCCAGGACTGTCAGCCGTACTGGGTGGGTGGTTGGTGGGCTCAGGGAGGGGAAGTGACCTGCCCACTGTCTCCCAGTAGCCCTGGGCTGGGCCGGGACTGAGGACAGGGCTCCTTCATCACCCACCTCCTCAGGGCCCTGCTGGCCAACCACCGTCTCCTTTAATTTCACCCTCACACAACCCCGTGAGGCATCACTATGGCCATGGGGCActcgaggcccagagaggtggaaCCACACGCCCAGGTCCCACAGCAGGTCAATGGCCAGTGAGCCATGTGGGCAGCACCAGGGAAGCCTGTGCTGGCAGGTTAGCTTTGGCTTTGGTTTTATAATGGAAGCCAGTGACTACTTCCCCTGCCCATAGTGGGATGGCCATTCCTAGGTTTATTGATAGTTGAGTAGTTAGTGTGAATGAGTAGAGGCCCGGTAGAGCAGTGCGGAGGCCCAGAGATGCATCCTTGACCAGGTCTGAGCTGGGAACAGTGAGGCCAGGCCTAGTGTGAGGAATGCAAGGAACAGAGCCCAGCATAGCAGCAGGAGCCTGGCTGCCTGAGGTGCAGGCCCCCAGCAGCCTCCACTCTCCTCTACAGGGCCTGTCTGGCTCTCTGTGGAGGGTGGAGAGGGGTGGTCAACACTCACCCTGGCCTTCTCCAGGCTGTTGTGAAGTTGGGGTGGTGGGCCCTTTGTGAACCACATTTGGCCCAAAGTATGTGACGGCATGTAGGGGCAGGGCCAGCCTAGCTCCAAGGCCCTGGTCTGAGGGGCTCCTCTCTCCCCTAGGCCAGGGCTGCTCAGCCTCTGTGCAACTGATACATGTCCCCTTGTGTGTGGGACCTGTCCCTGGCAGTGTAGGATGTTTAACAACATCCTTGGCCACTCAATGCTGGTAGTACCCTCAAGGTGGACAGTTAAAAATGCCAAATGTCCCTCAGCAGAGTGAATCCCCCGTTTGAGAAGCCCtgccttggccgggtgcagtgactcacgcctgtaatcccagcactttgggaggccgaggcgggcagatcacgaggtcaggagatcgagaccatcctggctaacatggtgaaaccccgtccctactaaaaatacaaaaaattggctgggcgtggcggcgtgcacctgtagtcccagctgctggggaggctgaggcaggagaatggcatgaacccgggaggcagagcttgcagtgagccaagatcatgccactgcactacagcctgggtggcagagcaagactccctctcaaaaaaaaaaaaaaaaaaaaagagaacccctGCCTTATACCCTGAATCCATCACAGACCCAGGCCCAGGTAGAGACAGCAAGACCCAGGCATCCCCGGGCAACAGGGGAACCTGGGCAGTGGAAGGGCTGAGTCGGGCCTGTCCAGCCGTGAGGCCTGAGTGGCAGCGATCCTCACATCCTCACCACATGCCTTCCCATGGCCATCCCAGCTGATGCTTCTTTGTCCATGAGAAACGAGAAATGGGTCTGGCTTTTGCCCAGGGGCTGCTGGTTTTTCCAGTTTGGCTGCACGAAGTCAACTAGCTTTTCAGATGGCCCAGGCATCTCATGGCTCTTGTCTGTCCTAAGCTGGGAGCCTCAAGCCCAGCCTGCCTCTGGTTGGCCCGGGAGCATCCCTCCATACCCAGTATCACCCCCAAAAGCAGCCAAGTCATGCGGCCTGGCCCTGTGACCCTAGAGGGTGTCAGTGAAAGTTCTGGCCCTCTTCCCAAGGCCTGCTCCCTATTTGTCATTTGGGGTGGTCATTCCCATACTCCCACATGGAGGGCCACTGGGGCTGGCCAGGGCGACCGGCTGAGGTGCTCAGGAATGGCTGGGAGCCCCACATTTGGGGAGACACTGGTACACGCTGCTCCTGCCTCACCTGGGGACCAGGAGTGGGCTCAGCCCAAGCAACAAGGCAGCGTTTCAAAAGTGTGTTGGTGTGGGCTCCAAGCTCAGGAGGAAGGAGCCGAGTGATGGTGAACCACGGCCAGACCCTggcacagagggaaagaaagccGCTCAGCACTCAGACCAGAGCTGCGTCTCATGGCGGGGCTGTGCCTGTCCCCAGCCAAAGCCAGGATGGGAAGGGAGCTCGTGACCGAAGGCCCACCACACAAACGGCCTCCTTCActcttcacagcagccctgacAGATAAATGACCATATCTCCATTTTGTAGACAAGACAATGGAGACCTAGAAAGATTCAATGACTCTGCCCAAGGTTACCATGCAGGTGGCACAGCTGGGGCTCAGGACTGGCTCCTGGTATCACACCCAAACTGGCACCTGACACCCTAAGGTCATAAGGATGACCCTACCAGAAAACCTGTACCCTGGGCCCAAAGGAGCTGAGGCAGGTTGGTGCAGAGCTGGGCAGGGGTGGCGGCAGCTGAGGGCAGGCCCAGGGATTATCGGCAAAGGAAGTGCTCCCGGGACAGGTCTGGGCCCAGCTAGCCCAAGGCGAGGGAGGTAGGCAGGGAAGGCAGGCCCTCGACAGGGTGACACTTGACTGGGGCTGGGCTCTCAGGGCCTCTGGCCACCTGCCCAGGGCTGTGGAAGGGCAAGCTCAGAGGCGAGAATGAGGAAGCCAGGTCACACTTTCCCATGGAGGCGTCTAGCTGCTGGATACGTCACCCTACAGACCCTGCCACCTTCCCGGGTGAAGCGAGGTGGCCGAGCAGGGCAGGCTGGGCCAGGGACCTGCAGTGCCAGCTGCCTTCCAGCTGGTCACAGCCAGTGGAAGGGCTGGGGGTGGAACAGGGCAGGCCTCATACCcaagcccctgccccagcccagggcctgggatTTAGAATGTGTGGTTCTTGCCAGCAGCTGTATAACTTTCCTCAGCACACAGAGCACTTTACAACCACTGGCTCCTTTAATTTCACCCTCACACAACCCCGTGAGGCATTCACTATGGCCATGGGGCActcgaggcccagagaggtggaaCCACACACCCAGGTCCCACAGCAGGTCAATGGCCAGTGAGCCATGTGGGCAGCACCAGGGAAGCCTGTGCTGGCAGGTTAGCTTTGGCTTTGGTTTTATAATGGAAGCCAGTGACTACTTCCCCTGCCCATAGTGGGATGGCCATTCCTAGGTTTATTGATAGTTGAGTAGTTGCCGTGAATGAGTAGGGTGGGAGTCCTAGAGGATTGGTTGAGCcaataaaaaggataaaagaaattaatataaggGATCAAGTTCATCCTTTGATGCTCTGTGTTATTATTTGTAGTTGTTTATTATTTGCTGCTTGAGTACCAGGGATCTGTAGCCTCCTTGTCAGAGCTGATTTCTCACTATTGGCTTTTAGGCGCCACCCCTAAATTGGTAGGAATTGCTTTGGGCAAGGCATGGCTTCCCtcggacctcagtttccccatctgtcctGTGGGAGCCGCATCTGAATGACCTCAAGGCCCCTTCAGGCCCAGGCACTCCAGGCCCCCCACCTGCCCCATTGCCTCCAGCTTCCTGGAAACTCAGAACTCTGCAAGTAGAGGAGCAGCCAGGGCTTCTCTGCTGAGAAGGGGCCTGGGTGGAAGGCGAGGCCTCTGGAGTGGCTGGCCCCACGTTAGGGTCCCTGCTCCAAACCGACAGGCTTGCTCCCTGCCTGGGTCTGCACAGTGGGGGATGTGCAAAGCACTCgctgggcctggggcaggggcacGGTGCTGGTGGGGCCCCACTGGGGTCTCTTCCTGGGCATCGGGCAGGGCCAGGCCTTCTGCAGTCAGGTTTCCAAAGTGGCCTTTCCACACTGGCTCTCTCAGGCATGAGCTGTCTGCCACCGGAATCGATTCCCAGTGCTAATTACGCGGCGGGGAgtaaggtgggggtgggggcttggGGCCAACCCCCCAGGGAGACCACACTAAAAATGTCCCCAGAGCTAGAGACTCACCACAGAGTGCTCACAACTACTTGAAAGGACTCAACCGGAGGCGTTGGGGTCGGAGGGGGTGGGCGTGCTTGACAAATGCTGACAAATTACAGGCGTGGAGTCCGGCCCCTTGTTAACCAGACTGGTGGTGCCCCTTCTCCTAGGACCACAAGCCTGAAACCTGCAGAATTCCGACCTGTCAGACACTGGTGCTGAGCCCAAGGGTCTGGAGCAGGCCCCTACCCCGCTATCTTTAACTTGCTAGAAGTGACATGGGGTATGTGGCTCCattccctcatctgcaaaatgggaacaaCTCCCTATCCCACTAggctgttgtgagggttaaattaaCCAATGCAAAGTGCCTCTGACAGGGCCTGGCGTGCGGCCAATGCAAGAGAAGTATTCGCCGTCATCACGCACACTGATCTGCTCTCAGAGAAACGCTCTGCACACAGCAGGTGCCAAGCGACGGCTGGCAGAAGGAGGGCTCCAGACACCAAATGCCAGGGTGTCTGGGCAGAAGAGCGTTGGACCAATGAGATCCTGTAGCCCAGAGAAGGGAGGTGAcatgcccaaggacacacagcaaaACAGCGCTGAGAACCACAGCCCACCCTGACCCCATCGGCAGCCTTCTCTGATCCACTTCTGTTCCGTGGTTTCCCCACCCCAAAGGTTCTTTCTCCTCTGCTCTTGTGTCTCAAATTCACTTCAACTGTGCAGCCTTCACAGAAGCCCTCCCCGGCCTCAGCCTGAGGGAGCTTCCTCTGTCTGAGCCAGAACCTAAAACCAGTAAATGGACATTCTAAGGAGACAGATTTTGGCTTAACCCAAGAAAGGACTTCCTGGGAGTTGAAGCTCTCCAGAAAGGCCACGAGCTACCTGAGGAGGCAGTGAGCACACTATCACCAGAGGCACGCAAGCAAACAGATAACCGATGTGGCATGGGCTGCTCTGAAATAACATGATGCAGCACTTGGCATGAGCTCCAGCACCTGGTCAGCAAGCACCTAATCAGTGTTTAACTTATCTCTGCCACGTTGGAGGTAGTGAGTATCCTGTCCCTCAGGGAATTCAAGCAGAGGCTATGTGACTGCTTAGCAGGAGGCTCTAGGATTACTGGACTctgagtgcctggcacaggacTCCATCCAGAACAGGCAGGTACTCGAAGTGTTTGTTGACCGACTGAAtgacccctgccctccagccaccCAGGCAAGTGAGGACCCTGCTCACCTTGAGGTGCCCCAGGTGCATGCGGGCCCGCTCACACATGTGCAGGAAGTACTTGACGTTACTCTCATCCACGATGATGTACACGGCCACTTTCCTCTTGAAGCCGGCGTCCAGCAGGTCCTTGAAGATGTCCACGTCGGTGAACATGTCCATGACCACAGCTATCACCTGGGAGCAAGAAGACAGACTAGGGCCTGTCAGACAGCGCAGCAGTGGGGACAGGGTGCCCTGGCAGAACGCACAGCCCTCCCATGCCACCAGCCTCTCACGGGTGCCCACTCTGGCCCTACTCCTGGAGCCTCAGGCCCAGGACCAGGAAGTGAGGGGCCAGAGGCCTCTCTTGCCCTGAAGTTCTAGTTGCAGTCCCAGCTCTGGGCTCAGCCCAGGGGCCCTGTGTTGGTGCATTCCCAGGCCAGAGCCGGCTACACTCTGCCCTCCTTGTAACACCTGGGAATGCTGAGATGAACCTGATGTGTCAATGACTGGAAGGGCAGCAGCTGGCATGGCGGCTCGCTGGGGCCTCCCCTACGTTCCTGGGCTGGTGTGGACTTTGGCCAGTGTCTAAACCCAGGTCTCTTCCTGTCAGCTGACAACATCTGTCCCATAGCAGGTGACCTCCTGCTGGACCTGGCTCAGGGTGGGGCCCCAGTGGTCAGGGTATACCTACCTACCCCCAGC
This Nomascus leucogenys isolate Asia chromosome 14, Asia_NLE_v1, whole genome shotgun sequence DNA region includes the following protein-coding sequences:
- the FAM83G gene encoding protein FAM83G gives rise to the protein MAFSQVQCLDDNHVNWRSSESKPEFFYSEEQRLALEALVARGRDAFYEVLKRENIRDFLSELELKRILETIEVYDPGSEDPRGTGPSQGPEDNGVGDGEEASGADGVPTEAEPLPSLEYWPQKSDRSIPQLDLGWPDTIAYRGVTRASVYMQPPIDGQAHIKEVVRKMISQAQKVIAVVMDMFTDVDIFKDLLDAGFKRKVAVYIIVDESNVKYFLHMCERARMHLGHLKNLRVRSSGGTEFFTRSATKFKGALAQKFMFVDGDRAVCGSYSFTWSAARTDRNVISVLSGQVVEMFDRQFQELYLMSHSVSLKGIPMEKEPEPEPIMLPSVVPLVPAGTVAKKLVNPKYALVKAKSVDEIAKISSEKQEAKKPLGLKGRALAEHPGDLPELLPPIHPGLLHLERANMFEYLPTWVEPDPEPGSDILGYINIIDPNIWNPQPSQMNRIKIRDTSQASAQHQLWKQSQDSRPLPERCPPPEPSAPQDGVPAENGLPQGDPEPLRPVPKPRTVPVADVLAQDSSDIGWVLELPKEEAPQNGTDHRLPRMAGPGHAPLQRQLSVTQDDPDSLGVGLPNGLDGAEEEDDDDYVTLSDQESHSGSSGRGPGPRRPSVASSVSEEYFEVREHSVPLRRRHSEQVANGPTPPPRRQLSAPHITRGTFVGPQGSSPWAQSRGREEADVSKRMQAQRSTDKEAQGQQFHHHRVPASGTRDKDGFPGPPRYRSAADGVQSSTRNTGPAMAGPHHWQAKGGQVPRLLPDPGSPRLAQNARPLTDGRATEEHPSPFGIPYSKLSQSKHLKARTGGSQWASSDSKRRAQAPWDRKDS